A region of the Chaetodon trifascialis isolate fChaTrf1 chromosome 7, fChaTrf1.hap1, whole genome shotgun sequence genome:
ATACCAGATCAAAGCTGAACTCCTCCAAAATTGTATCAGATGAGTGACACAATAGTGAGCTTTCATCATAATAAGTAAAACCTATATACTTTGATCCAAGGAAGAAATTTTGTCTCCCCGCtacttttaaaacaaaatgacatcttagaagaaaaaaataacatcagtTGTGGAATGTAACTATTTAATTGTAACTAATTGTAACTAGGTAATTACATTACCTGAAGTATGGTACTTAAGTGTAATGTTAGCTGTATATTTCTAATTTAGGCTGCATCATCCTGTTcttatttattacatttgattttattcCATACATTATTGAgagaaatactgtacttttcaCCATGCTACATTTAACTGATATTAATAGTTGCTAGTTTTTATGCAGATTATAATTTAACAAACATATCATCTCTATGAAAAATAGGCTATACATTATAAGGATAACTGATTCAACTACCCAACAGACTAAAAAGAGGGTGAAAATTTACTCTAGACCTTAGAAATTGTAGTTGTAGAAATTGTAGACAGAATAATCTTAACTCAAGGTTCAGTTAGTATCTTTTTCCAGAACTTTGAACCACATCTCATGTTTTTCACCTTTGCTTCCGCTGATGAAAAATGTGAGATGTGATGGAAAGGTCCAGAATAGAGCTAGTAAGTGGATGTTAAGTGAACATTATTTTGTATGTGCAAAGTAGTTACAATTAGCACCATCTTGAACAAACTACAGTTACAATCAGTGGTGTGTCCCCTGCAGGCAATCTCAAGGTTAATGATAACCTTAGGGCTTTTAGGAAGAATCTTTAAACATTCCATTTTTCTTAAGTGTTTTATTCTATTCTTTTCCTCCTGTCCTTTTCCTGTATCATTTTAATTATGCgctttatttctgtatttgtgtccCCAGTGTTGTGTACattgaattatttattaatatgTGTACTGTATGGAACACTTTGTTAACTTAATGCTTTAATGCCCATAtgtaattgaaaatagcacaaagacatcACATCAAATGTTGAACCTGAGAAatatcattgtttttgttttggaaacagggttgtataATAATATAACAGTCACAGCATACAATTGTACTACTTTTATAGTGTACTTTTACTATTGTAGATTTTGGAATGTAGGACTTttttatttaagtatatttaaatTGGGCTTTGATGACCTCTTCCACCTCTAAGGGATATTGTATATCATGCTGTTTTGTCTCCAAGTTACTCATGGGACATCTTCAAGTTATTAACATTTAATGGAGAAATTTTGGAGGTTTGGTTAATTGCATCTAAAGAATCAGAGTCAAAAGGGATAAATACAGACTTAAAGtgaacaaaacattaaatttgGTTGAACTCACCTGATACATGGCTTTAGGTGGGGTGCAAAGGAGTTGTTCTCTTTGTCTACGTCTTCATGAATGGGAAAGATTCCTCCGATGACTATATCTCCTGGGGCTGTAGCTTCCAGAACTCTGGTGGTCTTTTCAGTGGCATGTCCAATTTCCAGAATAATAAAGAAAAGTAAGATGTGCAGATAGATTAGAAGAGAAACCAAGGCCATAataatgtcttctgtgttgTCCCTCTGTCTTTGATTTGTAAGctccctttccttttctttcttctctcactGGCCTCTGCTGTTCTCACCTCCAGCAGAGCGATACTATCCCTTTTAAGCATCTTCActtgactaaaagaaaattccCTTTTCCGTCCTCTTTCACACTTTACTGTTCTCATATTCTCCCCTGCAGCCCTGCCCACTTTTTATGAGTGTCAGCAGGGTGAGTCACTgctctgccaaaaaaaaaaaaagaaaaaaagcttatATTGTGCATAAGCATTTTTTGACTGAAAATATGATTGTGGGACACCTTACCTTTCACCAGGTGGAAACAAATTTCATGAACACACCCTtccaacacacatgcacatgagtTTCTCTGTGTACTGAATAACACTTATTTTTATAGTATTTCTAGGAAGTTATGGAGTACTTGCTTATACTAAACTGTTGGTACCAACTATGCAATTTGAACTTTTTGATATTTCATAATATCTTAATGAGGATAGACGCTACATCATATTTTCCAGATAATTATAATCACACAGTTGTAGAGAGTACTGTTTGTTACAATAAAGCAAATGACTGATATTAGTGAAAATAATGAATTGAATCAAGATGTTTTCTTGAAACTTGTAAATTATAATTCCTCACATTTGCTCATTTGCATTATAACTATTTAAAAGTCATACATATGACCCTTTTTAAGTTttcatattttgtcttttccaaGTCATTTTGTGAGCTGTGTGATTTATTCTGCACAGCTGCTCTGGTTGTGCTCTCATAAGCTCCACTCCAGTTCACTAGGTGGCAGTACTGCAATAAAATAACTGTCAGTGTCTCAGGCCGCATAGGCTCGAGAACGGTCCGGAAACGAAAACAAGTCACTAACGGAAGTAGAAAGATGGAAGCGGCTGTGTTCATTCTGTCACTTGTGGACTGCTGTGCACTGATTTTCCTCTCCGTCTACTTTGTATccttttcagctgtgttttctggTGGGCATCTTAAACACCAGACCGGCTAGCTGGCCGAAAGCTCTTTCGAACTCCGTTGTTTATAGCAGTATATTACATTAACGCTAAGTAGCTAACCAGTTAGCCACCATGTTACTAGTGTCAGTCATATGCTAACGTGAACAAACGATATCGTAAGTTAAGTGGAACCTTGTCTTAACCGCATAGTAACGGTATGATAACACaggaacataaaaacaaaactgaaagttACACGGATAGTTTTAAATCAGCATAACCATAGacgaagataaaaaaaaaaaacacttatcTGTAGCTTGCTACTTCTATTGTTGTTACTGGTACTGCCACTTCTACGCTAAATGTGTCACTATTTAATGTTGCCCTGTGAGTCAGCAAAGGTATCTACATTACTAATGACTTTTTTAAAGTTGTTCACACAACGATACGTCACAGATTATTCCATCCAATCCCAAACTAATATACCACTATTTTAGATCAAATTTAGTTAAAAACCTTGTAAATAATATGCAACTGTTGTGGTAAATTATTCAATGGGGTTTCCATCATGTTCATGGCATAATgaagaaaacagacttttagTGTGCAGTAAACCATCAAATGGGGTAAAATAAATGTCCAAAATTAGTAATTATACATATGTAACGAATTAGATTCAGTTGTGTAAAACAAAAGTAGCAGCTTCAAACAGTTTTTGTGGAGGGATAGAGGATTCTTCCTCAGCAACAGAGACACATCTTTGTACACCAATATGTATGATGTTGCCCAAGGGTGACCCCTGTCAACAGAACGTGGCCAACATTCATCTGATGTACTTGTATCTGCATCCTTTTGTGGAATTTTCACTTGGGTGTCACTGTCAGTTGGGTAGTTTTAGTTAGTTCTAAAAGGTTGCCAGAGTGCAAGTTACATTGAGTTTTTCTTCTAAGCAAAGTCCAATTGGATAGGGTAAATAGAAGACAGGAATGAAGATGCTGACATAacttgcttaaaaaaaaaaaaaacattttctgtatttaacaTGTGCAAGATACTCACCAGTTTACGGCACCTTAACTAAAAGCTCAGATCATCACCCTGTCAGATCTAGAATGTGACTACATCAATGCTAGAGCCTGCTGCTCCAAGCTGAACAAAGTAAGTCATGATAGTCTGCGTTATCACTGTCAGAGGACATTTACTAGTGATGGTGAAATGAAGCTTCTTTAAGCCTTGAAGCCTTGAAGCCTTCTAGCCAAATGgttcacaaaaacattcatttctcGAGGCTTCATGTACACAACCCCCTcctgctggtcaaagactgtTGAACAGCCAGATATATTATAGGTGGTGATGGGTCATACCAGGCCGACGCTTCGGAGCGGAGCCTATAAATTATAGGTAATTGTAATTTAATCAATTTGCAATACACTCAAGACTGTcctgcaacagtgcagccatgggaatgactgccaagaaaatgaaatcacttcatcctaataaatgcatttcaggtatcattcatgtattcattcatgtaaataaaatgtatatttttgtttagtGTATTATGAGTATGTAACATGACAAGACAATGGAAGCTAATAttacttgtcaaatgtttatcaataaatcattttgtcAACATCTGAATAACTCATAATGACAGGGGAACAGTGAATTTGTGCAACTTAAGGACTTTATTTtaattcagaaacaaaatatgggCTGGGTTCAGCcacattcccctcattattttcatgcaaagcacaaGAATGCCTCAGCATGGATGAGGTGGTGTTGTTGTACCCCAATTCTttagcacacaacaaacacttcaccttGGATTTAAAGAAAAGCAAGTGAAGAATATAGTATATTGCATCagggctgggcaataaaacAATAACGATATGTCttgcgatagacacgtaatcaatatcaataaaaaatgtgttcgataaaacattcaatattttttttttcttcgtcggaagaaaccacAAGTggcgaagcaaggttggttgcatgagcAAAGGCACTggctctcaggtaaccgagcaacgtagaGAGTAATCTCTGATCAGGGGGAGTAACAcactaacacgccaatcatgtaacagtatatcattcggttgcgccatctcgttgtctcgtgtttgatgctctgcgaggagtgagatgagaaatagaaagtgagcgctgcagcaagCGAAGAAATTGgcgataaaacagggaaagtcagctcgccagtatggcagttttttggattttatgtcggaccgtagtcagaccaatgtggtctgtaacttatgcaagactgtcgtccgcaccaagaccggtaataccacaaagttgtttaaccaccttagtcgcgctcactctttggagcgcagccgtattcgccaacatccaacaacatctgcaaccgcagcaccaccacacaagcagctgaccaccatgcagaggtatctgcttcagtgcctgatgacaaatcatctaaaaggcacgaagacataacggaggcagcggcatatcatatagctaaagacatgcttcactgagcactgtggggaagccaggttataaacatctcttacacgtgctttttttttcacttgcaataaaaatataattgaatagttcatgtatgtatAGATTAaaaagagtgactaaagttattcatatgtctaggctggttttatagttcagtcagtcttaTTGTACTGTCTattatgtttgtttacagatgtcaagtccacctcagtttctgctgtgtttacgaaacactgcacatatttgaaaacattttattcaccagaagctgaatcagcttgtgaacttccgggcaaacctgcagaaaaaagtttttaggtttctctttgtttacatttttacacttttatttacatttattatttgggtgttttccatggttgtgttgacatttctttttctttctgccttgatagctgaggggattataatcagagggaggttaaatttaaaataaaaatgtttaaatttaatttatttttctcctggtccttattttaaataggccacaaaaaatatcaataattatcgatatcgaccaatattTGCTTACATACAGTTACATACATAATTTAtaatacagttttcagccatatcgcccagccctacattgcataacaaacacaaaacatgtgtaATAGTGTTACTGACAGTGTACTTACACACGTGGACAAAATTGTTGGTACCCTTCGgttaatgaaagaaaagctcACAATGGTCACAGAAATAACTTGAATCTGAcaaaagtaataataaataaaaattctatGAAATTTAACCAATGAAAGTCAGACATTGCTTTTCAACCATGCTTCAACAgagttatttaaaaaaataaactcatgAAACAGGCCTGGACAAAAATGATGGTACCCTTAACTTAATATTTTGTTGCACAACCTTTGAGGCAATCACTGCAATCAAACGATTCCTGTAACTGTCAATGAGACTTCTGCACCTCTCAGCAGGTAATTTGGCCCACTCCTCATGAGCAAACTGCTCCAGTTGTCTCAGGTTTGAAGGGTGTTTTTTCCAGACGGCATGTTTCAGCTCCTTCCAAAGATGCTCAATAGGATTTAGGTCAGGGCTCATAGAAGGCCACTTTAGAATAGTCCAATGTTTTCCTCTTAGCCATTCTTGGGTGtttttagctgtgtgttttgggtcattgtcctgttgcaAGACCCATGACCTGCGACTGAGACCAAGCTTTCTGACACTGGGCAGCACATTTCTCTCTAGAATCCCTTGATAGTCTTGAGATTTCATTGTACCCTGCACAGATTCAAGACACCCTGTGCCAgatgcagcaaagcagccccagaACATAACAGAGcctcctccatgtttcacaGTAGGGACAGTGTTCTTTTCTTAATATGCATCATTTTTCCGTCTGTGAACATAGAGCTGATGTGCCTTGGCAAAAAGTTCAATTTTTTTCTCATAGGACATTCTCCCAGACGCTTTGTGGCTTGTCAAACATGTAGTTTGGCAAATTCCAGTCTGGCTTTTTTATGATTTGTTTTCAACAATGGTGTCCTCCTTGGTGGTCTCCCATTAAATCCACTTTGGCTCAAACAATGATGGATGGTGCGATCTGACACTGATTTTCCTTGAGCTTGAAGTTCACCTTTAATCTCTTTGGAAGTTTTTCTGGGCTCTTTTGTTACCATTCATATTATCCATCTCTTTGATCTGTCATCAATTTTCCTCCTGCAGCCACATCCAGGGAGGTTGGCTACAGACCCATGGATCTTAAATTTCTGAATAATATGTGCAACTGTAGTCACAGGAACATCAAGCTGCTTGGAGATGGTCTTATAGCCCTTACCTTCAACATGCTTGTCTATTATTTTCTTTCTAATCTCCTGAGACAACTCTTTCCTTTGCTTCCTCTGGTCCATGTTGAGTGTGGTACACACTATGAcaccaaacagcacagtgaCTACCTGTAGCCCTATATATAGGCCCACTGACTGATTACAAGATTGTAGACACCTGTGATGCTAATTAGTGGACACACCTTGGATTAACATGTCCCTTTGGTCAcattattttcagtcttttcaagGGGTACCATCATTTTTGACCAGGCCTGTTTcatgagtttatttttttaaacaattctgTTGAAGCATGGTTGAATAAGCATAAGAAAAGTAATGTCTGACTTTCATTGGTTAAATTTCatagaatttttatttattattacttatGTCAGATTCAAGTTATTTCTGTGACCATTGTGAGTATTTCTTTCATTAACCGAAGGGTACCAACAATTTTGTCCACGTGTGTATTTTATTGGGAGAGATCAGATCAAGATGTTCTCACACGGGGGAAAACTTTCTCTTTGtcacaggctccatcaaaatgcccctctatgtcacacacaaaccaacaaatcgcCAACACTAACCCACGAAGTGTGAGCGGCTCCATTGCGGTATATAAATCGCGCCGATACTTGAACCAATTCCTGATCCAGCGAAGCTTCGAACgtcatcagtgatgtcactcaCCCTAACTGACACGAGTGTCGATACGCGCTTCACAAAACACTTCCGGGGTTTCTCGACAAAAGCTCCGAAGCGGCAGCATGGTATGACCCATCACTAACATTTACATAAATATACCTGagattttgcctttatttgtgGTGCCTTGTTAATTGTTTTCATGTATTATATGATGATGGACATACAATTACTAAAGCtgatttttatatttgtttttgtaaatgctATAGATATTCGTGTATTACTAAAATGATTTCTATGATTTCTGAATTTTGATGTTTGATATTTTGTATTTCCAGTGGGTAATTCCAGAGATGGTCGGCCAGTGTCTCTCTACAATGCTGATGTTGGTTTCCATGCGCTggttcatcttcctcctcaacCTGCCTGTAGCAGCCTGGAACATTTATAGGTACTGTATGCTCTTGGGCTGTCAACGAATATTCTAAAAATATTCCTAAAGAGAACATACATATTTGATTGTGAAAATTGATTTTTGATTGTGAGGGGAAAAGGAGCACCATCAGACAGGAGTCACAAAAGAGTTTCTTTTGTCCAGTAATTACTCTGGACACTgttttcccccgctgcttctctgatatCCGCCTTCATTCTTGCTCCTCTCCTTATTTGGTGAATTAGTAGTTTATTTCAACAAAACCAGGCTAGGTGGTGGTTTTTCTAACAGTAAAAGATAACTGAAGAAGGCTTTacttagttttattttgtttctaagtgtgttttatgaagATAAAATCACTGTtcctgtaaatggagtctgacAGCTTTGGTGAGAGTAATAAAactgctgtttctggttaaacaaaaaggatcttactctttaacaaaaatgTTTGGCACGGTAGGGATTCTTTCCaaaatgttgtcagacactttgaATCACAAATTGAGCGTGTCAGTGGCACAaccaaacacttttagtggacgcaAATTGACAGTGACAAATTACACTtacactgcagctcatttcacGTTTACCAGCTGCAGCATGCTGGCTCAATACTGATAACTTCAAAAATTGTTGGTTTTCATTAGTCACTTGGAACACAACAATGTATGGGACAttattttattggtttattttgtaaatTTATAGGTATGCAGATCTTTTAAAAGGCATGTTTATGCTGAAATAACATATAAGTAATATCTCATTGTTTTTTCCTCGTATGGACAGGATGCACAAAAATAGATATTCAAATGGTTCAAACCTATGTGTTGCTTTTTAGAAGGAATAATCTCATGTTATTTTTGGCCAGTTTTCACAGTTTCTCGTATGCtcatacagctgctgctgtttcctgcgCCGGCAGCTTTTCTGTAGGGTTGGGTATAtgctctttatctacagagacccaacaattccctcatgagcaagcacttggcaacagtggcgaggaaaaaatttcttttaacaggcagaaacctcgagcagaaccaggctctgggtcGGCGGCGTAGGAATAGCTAAGAAGCTGTTCAGAACCCTTTTTGGACAACTGAATTTGACCTCGATCATgcactgctgttttatttattgaattgcTCTTGGGTTGAGCACACACTCAGTCTTATATGATTTAGCAGAGTTCATGTCTTATTGTCCATGGTGCAGTAAAGCTGTGGGCTTTAATCTGTCTTGTCCCTCTTGTCCGTACAGGTACATGAAGGTGCCAATGGGAAACATGGGTGTGTTTGACCCCACTGAGATCCACAACCGAGGTCAACTAAAGTCACACATGAAGGAGGCAATGATTAAACTGGGTTACCACTTGCTCTGcttcttcatttatttgtacAGGTGAGAACAACAGCAtttacagacacactgacatttaGTGACTTGTCCAAGGCCGTTTACATCAGCTTACGctcactgactcacacactgtATAATAGTGGCTGTATAATAGCTGTTTGCTCTGTGAGTTCTATATTAACACGTATCTTTCCCACCCCATTTGCCCAGCATGATCCTGGCTCTGATCAACGACTGAAGCAAACAGCAAGCTCTCTGACCCCCGCTGCCAAATTCCAAACTCCAGcgtttgctgtttttctgtataGTACTGTATGCATAAAATCTGTtagaacagcagagagaagtgtACTATCACTGTGGTCTCACTGAGAGTCACACTTTTATATGTGTTGTCAGTTTTGACTTTGATACAATATGTATATCTAACTAATTAACACTTCAGTACCATCCTGACAAAATGTCCTACAACAACCACTGAGCTTTATTGTGAAGGGGACTTCAGtaatcagtttgtttttttttcaatttctatCTATAGCAGTGAGTAATTACAAAATGAACAGCAGATACACAGCTTCTACTGGCTGAAATATAGAAATATTAGACAATTTCATACTACAATGAGTAAGTAAGCTTATATCAGATAGAATCAGTGTACCTGCCTTTAGGACCTGCCTTTGACCCCACAACAGCCTCTTCGGTTCTTCATGTCGTATATTAAACAAGGTGCTGGGAACATTCTGCTCCATGTTGTCACAATTTGTCAAACAGTTACTGCTGACTTAGTGACTTTACGTATATTGCAAATACTTTAGAAGGTTTCATTTAAACAATGTACAGTCAGAAAAGAAGAGGCCTAATGTGTG
Encoded here:
- the cnih4 gene encoding protein cornichon homolog 4 translates to MEAAVFILSLVDCCALIFLSVYFIITLSDLECDYINARACCSKLNKWVIPEMVGQCLSTMLMLVSMRWFIFLLNLPVAAWNIYRYMKVPMGNMGVFDPTEIHNRGQLKSHMKEAMIKLGYHLLCFFIYLYSMILALIND